A single Anaerolineae bacterium DNA region contains:
- a CDS encoding prepilin-type N-terminal cleavage/methylation domain-containing protein — MFKIANNKGFTLIEIIIVIIVLGVLSVFGFSFISTAVHTYSMMEKQKSLFDQAAMAMERISREL, encoded by the coding sequence ATGTTTAAAATAGCAAACAATAAAGGCTTCACCCTTATAGAAATAATAATAGTTATTATCGTGCTTGGCGTCTTAAGCGTTTTCGGCTTTAGTTTTATTTCGACGGCTGTTCATACTTATTCCATGATGGAAAAACAAAAAAGTCTTTTTGATCAGGCTGCAATGGCTATGGAAAGAATCAGCAGGGAATTGAG
- a CDS encoding prepilin-type N-terminal cleavage/methylation domain-containing protein produces MKNQKGITLIEMIVFIVVAAVVMPVIISPVLTLLKDSTKPEKAITANFLAQQKLEEITKDDYPTITTNMPSSAYVAVAGFSGYQWYWDTEYVDSNLDSSGLGVGYIKITVKVKDPYNTEYVYYTLATKRKNDNPAE; encoded by the coding sequence ATGAAAAATCAAAAAGGGATAACCCTTATAGAAATGATCGTCTTTATCGTTGTGGCGGCAGTGGTTATGCCTGTAATTATCAGTCCGGTTTTAACTCTTCTGAAAGACAGCACAAAGCCGGAAAAAGCGATTACAGCTAATTTTTTGGCTCAGCAAAAGTTGGAAGAAATAACTAAAGATGATTATCCCACCATCACAACCAACATGCCTTCCAGTGCTTATGTGGCTGTAGCTGGCTTTTCTGGCTATCAATGGTACTGGGATACAGAATATGTTGATTCCAACCTCGATTCTTCGGGCTTAGGCGTCGGTTATATAAAGATAACTGTAAAAGTAAAAGATCCTTATAATACTGAATATGTTTATTACACTTTAGCAACCAAGCGAAAGAACGATAACCCGGCGGAATAA
- a CDS encoding type II secretion system protein: MRNEGGFTLIELIMVIVIIGILAFVAIQKYPATAISLETAAAMIRSDIRSVQALAMAKHASKTLTFSSTEYEFPVIGEGNKTRRFADIFKGGISLSAYPASISFNSLGEPTATQDDSITITTGSASKTLKVLRYTGRVE; this comes from the coding sequence ATGCGAAATGAAGGCGGATTTACCTTAATCGAGCTTATTATGGTTATCGTTATCATCGGTATCCTGGCCTTTGTTGCCATACAAAAATATCCTGCCACGGCAATCTCACTTGAAACAGCAGCAGCTATGATAAGATCGGATATTCGATCTGTCCAGGCTTTGGCGATGGCCAAGCATGCAAGTAAAACTCTCACATTCAGTTCAACTGAATACGAATTCCCGGTGATAGGAGAAGGTAATAAAACCAGGAGGTTCGCTGATATCTTCAAAGGAGGAATTAGTCTCAGCGCTTATCCGGCTTCAATTTCATTTAATTCTCTCGGAGAACCGACCGCAACACAGGACGATTCAATTACAATAACAACCGGAAGTGCATCAAAGACACTGAAGGTATTGCGATACACTGGAAGGGTCGAGTAA
- a CDS encoding glycosyltransferase, with the protein MKLSIIIPAYNERYTIRECVKRVLNAELPENMTRELIIVDDCSDDGTWEIIRDSVKPHDNIKIIRQKTNQGKGAAIKKAVDEVSGDIVIIQDADLEYHPDNYYKLIKPVLNGDADVVYGSRFGFSEIRRVLYFKHSLGNKFLTFLSNCFTDLNLTDVETCYKVFRASILKSLPLRSKRFGFEPEITAKIAKRNLRIFEVPVSYFGRTYREGKKITWRDGLAAIWVILKFWLIDDLYKDEDKNILLAMSNTHHFNKWLASSLRPYLGNNVLEVGAGIGTMTQEFLPRDHYTCLEIDPLHIINLKNMFMNKPDVDVFNLNIEDIKAIRSLSRSYDTILCLNVLEHLQDDCEALKNMNELLVEGGRLLLVVPNCPKLYNSLDMALGHIKRYKIKDIENLLTSSGYKIEYLKSFNRVGILGWFLNGTLLKRTHFSKIQLKIYDWFVWFWKLIDPVLPWPGQSIIAVGKKNPNQNRHNNSC; encoded by the coding sequence ATGAAATTATCTATTATCATACCTGCTTATAATGAGCGTTATACCATCAGAGAGTGTGTAAAAAGAGTATTAAACGCAGAGCTGCCTGAAAATATGACACGGGAGCTGATAATAGTTGATGATTGTTCAGATGATGGGACCTGGGAAATAATTAGGGATTCGGTAAAACCGCATGATAATATAAAAATAATAAGACAGAAAACAAATCAGGGAAAGGGCGCTGCCATAAAAAAAGCTGTTGATGAAGTATCCGGTGATATCGTTATTATTCAGGATGCCGACCTTGAGTACCATCCGGATAATTATTATAAGCTGATAAAACCTGTCTTAAACGGCGACGCCGATGTAGTTTACGGCTCTCGTTTCGGTTTCTCTGAAATAAGGCGTGTGCTCTACTTTAAACATTCCTTAGGAAATAAATTCTTAACCTTCTTGTCGAACTGTTTTACTGACTTGAATTTAACCGATGTGGAAACATGCTATAAAGTTTTCAGGGCATCAATATTAAAGAGTTTGCCGCTCAGGTCAAAAAGGTTTGGCTTTGAGCCGGAAATTACGGCAAAGATCGCAAAAAGAAATCTGAGAATTTTTGAAGTACCTGTTTCCTATTTCGGGCGGACTTACCGTGAGGGGAAGAAGATTACCTGGAGAGACGGTCTTGCCGCAATATGGGTTATATTAAAATTCTGGCTTATTGATGACCTTTATAAGGATGAAGATAAAAACATCCTTCTTGCAATGTCCAATACCCATCATTTTAACAAATGGCTTGCTTCAAGTTTGAGGCCTTATTTGGGAAACAACGTATTGGAGGTCGGGGCAGGTATTGGAACCATGACGCAAGAATTTTTGCCAAGAGATCACTATACTTGTCTGGAAATAGACCCTCTGCATATAATTAATCTTAAAAATATGTTTATGAACAAACCCGATGTCGATGTATTTAACTTAAATATTGAAGACATAAAAGCAATAAGAAGCCTAAGCAGATCATACGATACAATATTGTGCCTTAATGTATTAGAGCATTTGCAAGATGATTGTGAGGCGCTAAAAAATATGAATGAATTGCTTGTCGAGGGGGGCAGGCTTTTATTGGTTGTCCCAAATTGTCCAAAACTATACAATTCGCTTGACATGGCGCTTGGACACATAAAGAGATATAAAATAAAGGATATAGAAAATTTATTGACAAGTTCCGGTTATAAAATCGAGTACTTAAAATCTTTTAACAGGGTTGGTATCCTTGGCTGGTTTTTAAATGGAACTTTACTTAAAAGAACTCATTTCAGTAAAATACAGCTAAAAATTTATGATTGGTTTGTGTGGTTTTGGAAATTAATAGATCCTGTTCTGCCCTGGCCCGGGCAGTCGATTATAGCTGTTGGGAAAAAGAATCCCAATCAAAATCGTCACAACAATTCCTGCTAA